One Kineococcus radiotolerans SRS30216 = ATCC BAA-149 DNA window includes the following coding sequences:
- a CDS encoding amino acid permease, which produces MGIFRTKSVEDAIASTDEPGQRLRKSLSAWDLTVFGVGVIIGTGIFVLTGEAAGTRAGPAVALSFVVSGIVCALAALCYAEFASTVPVAGSAYTFSYASLGEVVAWIIGWDLILELALGASTVAVGWSSYAADLLGQTLGLAVPAWLYSATPSPTQPNLIAAAVVLVLTAVLCVGTKTSARFNAVVVGIKLAVVGVVIVAGLFFVKVSNWSPFVPPTGSAGASSTPADPSLWQDLGLPLGTFGVGGILTAAALVFFAFIGFDIVATAAEETKNPQRDVPRGIFGSLAVCTALYVLVSLVVTGMVRYDEISVEAPLANAFRAVGADVVATLISVGTVAGLLTVMMILMLGQSRVLFAMARDRLIPAWFSKVSERTQVPVRITAITGVVVAVVAAVTPISDLAEMVNIGTLFAFVLVSVGVVVLRRTRPDLPRAFRVPWVPVLPIASALAAVVLMGFLPAVSWVRLGIWMALGLLVYLAYGYRHSRLARRPGA; this is translated from the coding sequence GTGGGCATCTTCAGGACGAAGAGCGTCGAGGACGCGATCGCGAGCACGGACGAACCGGGTCAGCGGCTGCGGAAGTCGCTGAGCGCGTGGGACCTCACGGTCTTCGGGGTCGGGGTCATCATCGGGACGGGCATCTTCGTCCTGACTGGCGAGGCGGCGGGGACCCGCGCCGGGCCGGCGGTGGCGCTGTCGTTCGTGGTCTCGGGGATCGTGTGCGCGCTGGCGGCGCTGTGCTACGCCGAGTTCGCCTCGACCGTGCCGGTGGCCGGCTCGGCGTACACGTTCTCCTACGCCAGCCTCGGTGAGGTCGTGGCCTGGATCATCGGCTGGGACCTCATCCTCGAACTGGCCCTGGGGGCCTCGACGGTCGCGGTGGGGTGGTCCAGCTACGCCGCGGACCTGCTCGGGCAGACCCTCGGGCTCGCCGTGCCCGCCTGGCTGTACTCCGCCACCCCGAGCCCGACCCAGCCCAACCTGATCGCGGCGGCCGTCGTGCTGGTGCTCACCGCGGTGCTGTGCGTGGGGACGAAGACGTCCGCGCGCTTCAACGCCGTCGTGGTGGGGATCAAGCTGGCGGTCGTGGGGGTGGTGATCGTCGCGGGGCTGTTCTTCGTGAAGGTGTCGAACTGGTCGCCGTTCGTGCCGCCGACGGGCTCCGCGGGCGCGTCGAGCACCCCGGCGGACCCCTCGCTGTGGCAGGACCTGGGCCTGCCGCTGGGCACCTTCGGCGTGGGCGGGATCCTCACCGCGGCGGCGCTGGTCTTCTTCGCCTTCATCGGCTTCGACATCGTCGCGACGGCGGCGGAGGAGACGAAGAACCCCCAGCGCGACGTCCCGCGGGGCATCTTCGGGTCGCTGGCGGTCTGCACGGCCCTCTACGTGCTGGTCTCCCTCGTGGTGACCGGGATGGTGCGCTACGACGAGATCAGCGTCGAGGCGCCGCTGGCCAACGCGTTCCGCGCGGTGGGGGCCGACGTCGTGGCCACGCTCATCAGCGTCGGCACGGTCGCGGGGCTGCTGACGGTGATGATGATCCTCATGCTGGGCCAGAGCCGGGTGCTGTTCGCGATGGCCCGCGACCGGCTCATCCCGGCGTGGTTCTCGAAGGTCTCCGAGCGCACGCAGGTCCCGGTGCGGATCACGGCGATCACCGGGGTCGTGGTGGCGGTGGTGGCCGCGGTGACCCCGATCTCGGACCTGGCCGAGATGGTCAACATCGGCACCCTCTTCGCCTTCGTCCTCGTCTCCGTCGGCGTCGTGGTGCTGCGCCGGACCCGCCCGGACCTGCCGCGGGCGTTCCGGGTGCCGTGGGTGCCGGTGCTGCCGATCGCCTCGGCGCTGGCCGCGGTCGTCCTCATGGGCTTCCTGCCCGCGGTCAGCTGGGTGCGGCTGGGGATCTGGATGGCGCTGGGGCTGCTGGTCTACCTGGCCTACGGCTACCGGCACTCCCGCCTGGCCCGGCGCCCGGGGGCCTGA
- a CDS encoding LLM class flavin-dependent oxidoreductase — translation MQFGIFSVGDITPDPTTGREPSEHERIKALVTIAEHAEQVGLDVFAVGEHHNPPFVPSAMTTLLGWIAARTSRLTVSTSIAHITTNDPVRMAEDYAMLQHLSDGRVDLVLGRGNDGRLYPWFGQDPRRGVELTVENYQLLRRLWDEEVVDWQGQFRTPLQGFTSTPRPLDGVPPFVWHGSIRTPQIAEIAGYFGDGYFANNIFWPKEHYIRLITLYRERYAHYGHGTPEQAIVGLGGQVFMRRNSQDAVREFRPYFDEAPVYGHGPSLEEFTRQTPLTVGTPEQVVEKTLTFQEFFGDYQRQMFLIDHAGLPLKTVLEQLDLLGGEVVPVLRREFESRRAAGVPSDPPSHASRAAAAAAQAAPRTGA, via the coding sequence GTGCAGTTCGGGATCTTCAGCGTCGGCGACATCACCCCCGACCCCACCACCGGTCGCGAGCCGAGCGAGCACGAGCGCATCAAGGCGCTGGTGACCATCGCCGAGCACGCCGAGCAGGTCGGCCTGGACGTCTTCGCGGTCGGTGAGCACCACAACCCCCCGTTCGTGCCGTCCGCCATGACGACCCTGCTGGGGTGGATCGCCGCCCGCACCAGCCGGCTGACCGTCTCGACGTCCATCGCGCACATCACCACCAACGACCCGGTGCGGATGGCGGAGGACTACGCGATGCTGCAGCACCTCAGCGACGGGCGCGTCGACCTCGTCCTCGGCCGCGGCAACGACGGCCGGCTCTACCCCTGGTTCGGCCAGGACCCCCGCCGCGGGGTCGAGCTGACGGTGGAGAACTACCAGCTGCTGCGCCGGCTGTGGGACGAGGAGGTCGTCGACTGGCAGGGGCAGTTCCGCACCCCGCTGCAGGGCTTCACCTCCACCCCCCGCCCCCTGGACGGGGTGCCGCCGTTCGTCTGGCACGGCTCGATCCGGACCCCGCAGATCGCCGAGATCGCCGGGTACTTCGGGGACGGGTACTTCGCCAACAACATCTTCTGGCCCAAGGAGCACTACATCCGGCTCATCACCCTCTACCGGGAGCGCTACGCCCACTACGGGCACGGCACCCCCGAGCAGGCGATCGTCGGCCTCGGCGGGCAGGTGTTCATGCGGAGGAACTCCCAGGACGCGGTGCGCGAGTTCCGCCCCTACTTCGACGAGGCCCCCGTCTACGGGCACGGCCCCTCCCTGGAGGAGTTCACCCGCCAGACCCCGCTGACCGTGGGGACCCCGGAGCAGGTCGTGGAGAAGACCCTGACCTTCCAGGAGTTCTTCGGCGACTACCAGCGGCAGATGTTCCTCATCGACCACGCGGGACTGCCGCTGAAGACGGTGCTGGAGCAGCTGGACCTGCTCGGCGGGGAGGTCGTCCCGGTGCTGCGCAGGGAGTTCGAGTCCCGCCGCGCGGCCGGGGTGCCCAGCGACCCGCCGAGCCACGCCAGCCGCGCCGCCGCGGCCGCCGCGCAGGCCGCCCCGCGGACCGGCGCGTAG
- a CDS encoding ABC transporter ATP-binding protein, with product MSMDSVARSSLWRAMSAPDQTPFRPGTFRRVLGMARERRRLLALFVAGSVVLAVLAVATPVLAGHAIDAVGARDRRRVVSIALLIALVALAEAGLGLVVRWLSSRLGEDLILDLRTRVYDHVQRMPVAFFTRTHTGALVSRLNNDVIGAQRAFSDTLSGIVSNVVAVALTTVVMAGISWRITLIALVMLPVFVLPARRMGRHLAQLSRRAAALNAAMINQTTERFSAPGATLVKLFGRPEDESRAFADAARAVRDIGVKTAVRQSVFVTALTTVSALALAVVYGVGGVAAIAGTLDAGSIVALALLLTRLYAPLTALASARVDVMSALVSFDRVFEVLDLVPLVRERPGARPSPPGPVAVEFDAVRFAYPAASEVSLASLEEVATLDTRGGVEVIHDVSFRVEPGQVVAIVGSSGAGKSTLAQLLARLYDVDSGAVRVGGTDVRDLTAASLRQTVGVVTQDGHLFHESLRSNLRLARPGASDAEVFDALRRARLDELVASLPDGLDTVVGERGYRFSGGERQRLTIARLLLAQPRVVVLDEATASLDTTSEVAVQAALDEALEGRTAIVIAHRLSTVRNADAILVLEAGRVVERGTHEELLARGGRYAELHRHSAFSPET from the coding sequence ATGAGCATGGACAGCGTCGCCCGGTCCTCCCTGTGGCGGGCGATGAGCGCACCGGACCAGACGCCCTTCCGGCCCGGCACCTTCCGCCGCGTCCTGGGCATGGCCCGCGAACGCCGCCGCCTGCTCGCCCTCTTCGTCGCCGGCAGCGTCGTCCTCGCCGTCCTCGCGGTGGCCACCCCCGTCCTGGCCGGGCACGCCATCGACGCCGTCGGCGCGCGCGACCGCCGGCGGGTGGTGTCCATCGCCCTGCTCATCGCCCTCGTCGCCCTCGCCGAGGCCGGCCTCGGCCTGGTCGTGCGGTGGCTGTCCTCCCGCCTGGGCGAGGACCTCATCCTCGACCTGCGCACCCGCGTCTACGACCACGTCCAGCGCATGCCCGTGGCCTTCTTCACCCGCACCCACACCGGGGCGCTGGTCAGCCGGCTCAACAACGACGTCATCGGCGCCCAGCGCGCCTTCAGCGACACCCTCTCCGGCATCGTCAGCAACGTCGTCGCCGTCGCCCTCACCACCGTCGTCATGGCCGGCATCTCCTGGCGCATCACCCTCATCGCCCTGGTCATGCTGCCGGTGTTCGTCCTGCCCGCCCGCCGCATGGGCCGCCACCTCGCCCAGCTCTCCCGCCGCGCCGCCGCCCTCAACGCGGCCATGATCAACCAGACCACCGAACGCTTCTCCGCCCCCGGCGCCACCCTCGTCAAGCTCTTCGGGCGCCCGGAGGACGAGTCGCGCGCCTTCGCCGACGCCGCGCGCGCCGTGCGCGACATCGGCGTCAAGACCGCGGTGCGCCAGTCGGTCTTCGTCACCGCCCTGACCACCGTCTCCGCCCTGGCGCTCGCCGTCGTCTACGGCGTCGGCGGCGTCGCCGCCATCGCCGGGACCCTCGACGCCGGCAGCATCGTCGCCCTGGCCCTGCTGCTGACCCGGCTCTACGCCCCGCTGACCGCCCTGGCCAGCGCCCGCGTCGACGTGATGAGCGCGCTGGTCAGCTTCGACCGCGTCTTCGAGGTCCTCGACCTGGTGCCCCTGGTGCGCGAGCGCCCCGGGGCGCGCCCGAGCCCGCCGGGCCCGGTCGCGGTGGAGTTCGACGCCGTGCGCTTCGCCTACCCGGCGGCCTCGGAGGTGTCGCTGGCCTCGCTGGAGGAGGTCGCGACCCTCGACACCCGCGGCGGGGTCGAGGTGATCCACGACGTCTCCTTCCGGGTGGAGCCCGGGCAGGTGGTGGCCATCGTGGGGTCCTCGGGGGCGGGGAAGTCGACCCTGGCCCAGCTGCTGGCCCGCCTCTACGACGTCGACTCCGGCGCGGTGCGGGTCGGGGGCACCGACGTGCGCGACCTCACCGCCGCCTCCCTGCGCCAGACCGTCGGCGTCGTCACCCAGGACGGGCACCTGTTCCACGAGTCGCTGCGCTCCAACCTGCGCCTGGCCCGCCCGGGGGCGAGCGACGCGGAGGTCTTCGACGCCCTGCGCCGCGCCCGCCTCGACGAGCTGGTCGCGAGCCTGCCCGACGGCCTGGACACCGTGGTGGGGGAGCGCGGGTACCGCTTCTCCGGCGGGGAGCGCCAGCGCCTGACCATCGCCCGGCTGCTGCTGGCCCAGCCCCGCGTCGTCGTCCTGGACGAGGCCACCGCCTCCCTCGACACCACCTCCGAGGTGGCCGTCCAGGCCGCCCTCGACGAGGCCCTGGAGGGGCGCACGGCCATCGTCATCGCCCACCGGCTCTCGACGGTGCGCAACGCCGACGCGATCCTCGTCCTCGAGGCGGGCCGGGTCGTCGAGCGCGGCACCCACGAGGAGCTGCTCGCCCGCGGCGGCCGCTACGCCGAGCTGCACCGGCACAGCGCGTTCTCCCCGGAGACCTGA
- a CDS encoding DUF2201 family putative metallopeptidase, whose amino-acid sequence MPRPVPRPAPPGRAPRPTPPGRAGDAPPDEDLLRRAGLRLAAGRARATELMPYLADALYAVKAVPSTRVPTLAIDTRWRMTYHPGFIATLTVEQVAGAWLHEVGHPLRRHAERFRDLAEPAARAGLWNRAADCAVNADLRAAGVQPPPVGAWFPEQVPGAEEGSTAEQLYRLLLQGPAGQRPAGPGPGLLLLPDTLRHDDALPADVLCFTREPLLDASTTVTLHHHPRPARDSGRDGDGGDHGDDGEPVTGEDGTPALGALRVRGPRQGSFTLGTRLPPGRYDVVVARGEERARTGFTITTPTLRLRPDHLVRGHGSPARVVLVGDGTRFDATSRVEVLDAAGRPLDVVAGVEHVSATHLAVDLAEVPEGTHRVRATTGPEVVQAVLPVGRPFLTLHPATLPAGHRTPLTLAVTTDDLVVDATSTLAVLDPAREPAEVVAATGPLEVRSPSVAHVPLLRPLDVGRYAVVLTTGDEQALATLTVGGRGAPAPASPGLGADAAGEDTDPADVPPAAAGEDAPGPGDGDKDHGDDGDDGDDCGSGAGGPRRAWEQDESGTDAEGRDDGSVDAGRAELIRQQTARAVLEHARSCGSVPAGWQRWATLVLEPEVDWRRELDSVTRRVSANVAGVRDYSYARPSRRAASFPGVVMPAMRQPRPPRVAAVVDTSGSISDAMLSRVHAETAVVVRRCRGEGVTVIACDAAASAPRTVRSMSEVRMVGGGGTDMREGLRAAARARPRFDLVITMTDGDTPWPAAPPPENPDARYVVLLLDGEREGVPAWMHTIVVPAGAGRDPRRG is encoded by the coding sequence GTGCCGCGCCCCGTCCCCCGCCCCGCCCCGCCCGGCCGCGCCCCGCGCCCGACCCCGCCGGGCCGCGCCGGCGACGCCCCGCCCGACGAGGACCTCCTGCGCCGGGCCGGGCTGCGGCTGGCCGCCGGCCGCGCCCGGGCCACCGAGCTCATGCCGTACCTGGCGGACGCGCTCTACGCGGTGAAGGCCGTCCCCAGCACGCGGGTGCCCACCCTCGCCATCGACACCCGCTGGCGGATGACCTACCACCCCGGGTTCATCGCCACCCTCACCGTCGAACAGGTCGCCGGGGCCTGGCTGCACGAGGTCGGCCACCCCCTGCGCCGGCACGCCGAACGGTTCCGCGACCTCGCCGAACCCGCCGCGCGCGCCGGGCTGTGGAACCGCGCCGCCGACTGCGCCGTCAACGCCGACCTGCGCGCCGCCGGGGTGCAGCCGCCGCCGGTGGGGGCCTGGTTCCCCGAGCAGGTCCCCGGCGCGGAGGAGGGCTCGACCGCCGAGCAGCTCTACCGGCTGCTGCTGCAGGGCCCCGCCGGGCAGCGCCCCGCCGGACCCGGCCCCGGCCTGCTCCTGCTGCCCGACACCCTCCGCCACGACGACGCCCTGCCCGCCGACGTCCTCTGCTTCACCCGCGAGCCGCTCCTGGACGCCTCCACGACGGTCACCCTCCACCACCACCCCCGCCCCGCCCGGGACAGCGGCCGGGACGGGGACGGCGGGGACCACGGGGACGACGGCGAGCCGGTCACCGGCGAGGACGGGACCCCCGCCCTCGGCGCCCTGCGCGTGCGCGGCCCCCGCCAGGGGTCGTTCACCCTCGGGACCCGCCTCCCGCCGGGGCGCTACGACGTCGTCGTCGCCCGCGGCGAGGAGCGGGCCCGGACGGGGTTCACGATCACCACGCCCACCCTGCGGCTGCGCCCGGACCACCTCGTCCGCGGCCACGGCAGCCCCGCGCGGGTCGTCCTCGTCGGCGACGGCACCCGCTTCGACGCCACCTCCCGCGTGGAGGTCCTCGACGCCGCCGGGCGCCCCCTCGACGTCGTCGCCGGCGTCGAGCACGTCAGCGCCACCCACCTCGCCGTCGACCTCGCCGAGGTCCCCGAGGGCACCCACCGGGTCCGCGCCACCACCGGCCCGGAGGTCGTCCAGGCCGTCCTGCCCGTGGGCCGGCCCTTCCTGACCCTGCACCCGGCCACCCTCCCCGCCGGTCACCGGACCCCGCTGACCCTCGCCGTCACCACCGACGACCTCGTCGTGGACGCCACCAGCACCCTCGCCGTCCTCGACCCCGCCCGGGAGCCCGCCGAGGTGGTCGCGGCGACCGGGCCGCTGGAGGTGCGCAGCCCCTCGGTGGCGCACGTCCCGCTCCTGCGGCCCCTGGACGTGGGGCGCTACGCCGTCGTCCTCACCACCGGGGACGAGCAGGCGCTCGCCACCCTGACCGTCGGCGGACGCGGCGCGCCCGCCCCGGCCTCCCCGGGCCTCGGGGCGGACGCGGCGGGCGAGGACACCGACCCGGCGGACGTCCCCCCCGCGGCGGCGGGGGAGGACGCGCCGGGGCCCGGCGACGGGGACAAGGACCACGGCGACGACGGTGACGACGGCGACGACTGCGGTTCCGGCGCGGGCGGGCCCCGGCGGGCCTGGGAGCAGGACGAGTCCGGCACCGACGCCGAGGGTCGCGACGACGGCAGCGTCGACGCGGGCCGGGCGGAGCTGATCCGGCAGCAGACCGCCCGCGCGGTGCTGGAGCACGCCCGCAGCTGCGGCAGCGTCCCCGCCGGGTGGCAGCGCTGGGCCACCCTCGTCCTGGAACCGGAGGTGGACTGGCGCCGGGAGCTCGACAGCGTCACCCGCCGCGTCAGCGCCAACGTCGCCGGGGTCAGGGACTACTCCTACGCCCGCCCCTCGCGGCGGGCCGCGTCCTTCCCCGGCGTCGTCATGCCCGCGATGCGCCAGCCGCGGCCCCCGCGCGTCGCGGCGGTCGTGGACACCTCCGGCTCCATCAGCGACGCGATGCTGAGCCGGGTGCACGCCGAGACCGCGGTCGTGGTGCGCCGCTGCCGCGGGGAGGGCGTCACGGTCATCGCCTGCGACGCGGCGGCCTCGGCGCCGCGCACGGTGCGCTCGATGAGCGAGGTGCGGATGGTCGGCGGTGGCGGCACCGACATGCGGGAGGGGCTGCGGGCCGCGGCCCGGGCCCGTCCCCGGTTCGACCTCGTCATCACGATGACCGACGGGGACACCCCGTGGCCGGCGGCGCCACCACCGGAGAACCCCGACGCCCGCTACGTCGTGCTGCTCCTGGACGGGGAGCGGGAGGGCGTCCCGGCCTGGATGCACACCATCGTCGTGCCCGCCGGGGCCGGGCGGGACCCGCGCCGGGGCTGA
- a CDS encoding ATP-binding protein: MSQRHTDTCTALGVALLADVPVILWGPPGQGKSSVVQELARGLDAHLETVIASIREPSDFAGLPVVDPVTRTASLAAPSWAVRLRDAVVEEGRLGIQFYDEVSTAPPATQAALLRPILEGVVGDLRLPEGVRTVAAANPPDVAADGWDLAPPVANRFVHLSWELDADTVREGFSTGWPAVAVPAVDDSEVAALLTRTLALVGVFLGSRPELVTQLPRSSEEAGRAFPTPRSWEMAARLHAFARAAGANSTVVTMLVAGTVGISAGGMFLNYLRELDLPDPETLLADPDSYVVDRRRTDRTYAVAASVWAATAARNTPERWVNCGTVLAAIADAGSADIAFSHGRRWAAARPSGAMPTERIVRGLAPILRELDLLQGQGQGQGRG; encoded by the coding sequence ATGAGCCAGCGCCACACCGACACCTGCACCGCCCTGGGTGTCGCCCTGCTCGCCGACGTCCCGGTGATCCTGTGGGGGCCGCCCGGGCAGGGGAAGTCCTCGGTGGTGCAGGAGCTGGCCCGGGGCCTGGACGCCCACCTGGAGACCGTCATCGCCTCCATCCGCGAGCCCAGCGACTTCGCCGGGCTGCCCGTCGTGGACCCCGTGACCCGCACCGCCTCCCTGGCCGCCCCGTCCTGGGCGGTGCGCCTGCGCGACGCGGTGGTGGAGGAGGGCCGCCTCGGCATCCAGTTCTACGACGAGGTCTCCACCGCGCCGCCGGCCACCCAGGCGGCGCTGCTGCGGCCCATCCTCGAGGGGGTGGTGGGGGACCTGCGCCTGCCCGAGGGCGTGCGGACCGTCGCCGCCGCCAACCCGCCCGACGTCGCCGCCGACGGGTGGGACCTCGCCCCGCCGGTCGCCAACCGCTTCGTCCACCTCAGCTGGGAGCTGGACGCGGACACCGTGCGGGAGGGGTTCAGCACGGGGTGGCCGGCCGTGGCGGTCCCCGCGGTGGACGACAGCGAGGTCGCGGCCCTGCTGACCCGGACCCTCGCCCTGGTCGGGGTCTTCCTGGGCTCCCGGCCCGAGCTCGTCACCCAGCTGCCCCGCTCCTCCGAGGAGGCCGGGCGCGCCTTCCCCACGCCCCGCTCGTGGGAGATGGCCGCCCGCCTGCACGCCTTCGCCCGGGCCGCGGGGGCCAACAGCACGGTCGTGACGATGCTCGTGGCCGGCACCGTCGGCATCAGCGCGGGCGGGATGTTCCTCAACTACCTGCGCGAGCTGGACCTGCCCGACCCCGAGACCCTGCTCGCCGACCCCGACTCCTACGTCGTGGACCGCCGCCGCACCGACCGGACCTACGCCGTCGCGGCGTCGGTGTGGGCGGCCACGGCCGCGCGGAACACCCCGGAGCGGTGGGTCAACTGCGGCACCGTCCTGGCCGCCATCGCCGACGCCGGCAGCGCCGACATCGCGTTCTCCCACGGGCGGCGGTGGGCGGCGGCGCGCCCGAGCGGGGCGATGCCCACCGAGCGGATCGTGCGGGGGCTGGCCCCCATCCTGCGGGAGCTGGACCTCCTCCAGGGCCAGGGCCAGGGCCAGGGCCGGGGCTGA
- a CDS encoding sensor histidine kinase — protein MWRRAGVRVRSTVAATALLAVLVAAGAVTGLLVLRSALYGGAAETGSVQARLVRLSVTEEVLAQGPAGAEGTGDPLPAREALDAAVGARVDRGSHVQVLDASGAVVARSARLAGLAALSPARPPSAGQVQEVVALPQLGGRSRWVVTVVGAEVGDRPFYVVVAESTEDADRVLLVAAGLLAVGSPLLLAAIAVATWTFVGRSLRPVEAIRRTVEGITARGLDGRVPVPVAEDEVSRLARTINEVLARLELAQRGQRRFVADASHELRSPVATLRAAAEVWAGAGVPAPFTALVQAESARLEALVSDLLALARADEGRAVRQWQEVDLDEVVESEAARLRAVAGCAVVVTTTPARVRGDAVALARAVRNLSDNAVRHADSAVRLELSVRDGEALLRVCDDGPGIPVGERERVFERFVRLDESRQRGSGGTGLGLPIVRETVAAHGGTVQVEDSPGRGAVLALRVPLAPPDAPPDAPPADRAGGQPPSAASR, from the coding sequence GTGTGGCGGCGTGCGGGGGTGCGGGTCCGGTCGACGGTGGCGGCGACGGCCCTGCTGGCGGTGCTGGTGGCGGCCGGGGCGGTGACGGGGCTGCTGGTGCTGCGCTCGGCGCTCTACGGCGGGGCTGCGGAGACCGGCTCCGTGCAGGCGCGGCTGGTGCGGCTGTCGGTGACCGAGGAGGTCCTGGCGCAGGGCCCGGCGGGCGCGGAGGGGACGGGGGACCCGCTCCCGGCGCGGGAGGCGCTGGACGCCGCGGTGGGGGCGCGGGTGGACCGGGGCTCGCACGTCCAGGTGCTCGACGCCTCGGGGGCGGTGGTGGCGCGCAGCGCGCGGCTGGCGGGGCTGGCGGCGCTGTCCCCGGCGCGGCCGCCCTCGGCGGGCCAGGTCCAGGAGGTGGTGGCCCTGCCGCAGCTGGGCGGCCGGTCCCGGTGGGTGGTGACGGTGGTGGGCGCGGAGGTCGGGGACCGGCCCTTCTACGTGGTGGTGGCCGAGAGCACCGAGGACGCCGACCGGGTGCTGCTGGTGGCGGCCGGGTTGCTGGCCGTGGGCTCCCCCCTGCTGCTGGCGGCGATCGCGGTGGCGACGTGGACGTTCGTGGGGCGCTCGCTGCGGCCGGTGGAGGCGATCCGGCGCACGGTGGAGGGCATCACCGCGCGGGGCCTGGACGGGCGGGTGCCCGTCCCCGTCGCCGAGGACGAGGTGAGCCGCCTGGCGCGGACGATCAACGAGGTGCTGGCCCGCCTGGAGCTGGCCCAGCGGGGGCAGCGGCGGTTCGTGGCCGACGCCAGCCACGAGCTGCGCAGCCCGGTGGCGACGTTGCGCGCGGCGGCGGAGGTGTGGGCGGGGGCGGGTGTCCCGGCGCCGTTCACGGCCCTGGTGCAGGCGGAGAGCGCGCGGCTGGAGGCGCTGGTCTCGGACCTGCTGGCGCTGGCCCGCGCCGACGAGGGGCGCGCGGTGCGGCAGTGGCAGGAGGTGGACCTCGACGAGGTGGTCGAGTCCGAGGCGGCGCGGCTGCGGGCGGTCGCCGGGTGCGCCGTGGTGGTCACCACCACCCCCGCGCGGGTGCGCGGCGACGCGGTGGCGCTGGCGCGGGCGGTGCGCAACCTCAGCGACAACGCGGTCCGCCACGCCGACTCCGCGGTCCGCCTGGAGCTGTCGGTGCGGGACGGGGAGGCGCTGCTGCGGGTCTGCGACGACGGTCCCGGCATCCCGGTCGGTGAGCGCGAGCGGGTCTTCGAGCGCTTCGTGCGCCTGGACGAGAGCCGTCAGCGCGGGTCCGGGGGGACGGGTCTGGGCCTGCCCATCGTGCGCGAGACGGTGGCCGCGCACGGGGGCACGGTGCAGGTGGAGGACTCCCCCGGCCGCGGCGCGGTCCTGGCCCTGCGGGTGCCGCTGGCCCCGCCGGACGCCCCGCCGGACGCCCCACCCGCGGACCGGGCCGGGGGTCAGCCGCCGTCGGCGGCGAGCCGGTAG
- a CDS encoding response regulator transcription factor, whose protein sequence is MRVLLVEDEVLLADTVRRGLAAEGVEVDLAHDGPTGYRRAREHAYDVLVLDLMLPGRNGYEVCRDLRAAGVWTPVLVLTAKDGEYDQVDAFDLGADDYLTKPFSFPVLLARLRALHRRGAPERPVVLRAGDLVLDPATRRVHRGETPLTLTAREFALLEFLLRRRDEVVPKAEILRAVWDPEVSTDPNVVEVYVGYLRRKVDAPFARHALQTVRGAGYRLAADGG, encoded by the coding sequence GTGCGGGTGCTCCTGGTCGAGGACGAGGTCCTGCTCGCCGACACCGTCCGCCGCGGCCTGGCCGCCGAGGGCGTCGAGGTCGACCTCGCCCACGACGGGCCCACCGGCTACCGCCGCGCCCGCGAGCACGCCTACGACGTCCTCGTCCTGGACCTCATGCTCCCCGGGCGCAACGGCTACGAGGTCTGCCGCGACCTGCGCGCGGCGGGGGTGTGGACCCCCGTCCTCGTCCTCACCGCCAAGGACGGGGAGTACGACCAGGTCGACGCCTTCGACCTCGGCGCCGACGACTACCTCACCAAGCCCTTCTCCTTCCCCGTGCTGCTGGCCCGCCTGCGGGCCCTGCACCGGCGCGGGGCCCCCGAGCGCCCCGTCGTCCTGCGCGCGGGCGACCTCGTCCTGGACCCCGCCACCCGCCGCGTGCACCGCGGCGAGACCCCCCTGACCCTCACCGCGCGCGAGTTCGCGCTCCTGGAGTTCCTGCTGCGCCGCCGCGACGAGGTCGTGCCCAAGGCGGAGATCCTGCGCGCGGTCTGGGACCCCGAGGTGAGCACCGACCCCAACGTCGTGGAGGTCTACGTCGGCTACCTGCGCCGCAAGGTCGACGCCCCCTTCGCCCGCCACGCCCTGCAGACCGTCCGCGGCGCCGGCTACCGGCTCGCCGCCGACGGCGGCTGA